In Streptomyces sp. NBC_01426, one genomic interval encodes:
- a CDS encoding GDSL-type esterase/lipase family protein, whose protein sequence is MERPLEADGGWLDPGPFLRGVAWLDEGRPVRADPADTMRLPWDTGERAALPIGVRLEFTTESAHALEIRYRATVPGPTDALRDLAHGFALWNRHGMLTEVFTEPAAEAVVRVAISGGRGPFTVHPPEAQSPVILGVRGIGGPIAPAPTAPRWVVHGDSITEGWWSTRPAHGWPAVAGRLLGWDTVNLGYAGAARGELATAEQLAGLPADVLTLAFGTNCWSRVPFTPAMLYETTRAFLDLVRQGHPSTPLLLLSPVLRPDAERTPNRLGATLGALRDAMERATRDRMAAGDGRLALLPGRDLLGPEHLADGLHPNDNGHQVLGLAVCTALRRAGFDAG, encoded by the coding sequence GTGGAGAGACCACTGGAGGCGGACGGCGGGTGGTTGGACCCCGGGCCCTTCCTGCGTGGTGTCGCCTGGCTGGACGAGGGCCGGCCCGTGCGCGCCGACCCGGCGGACACCATGCGGCTGCCCTGGGACACCGGCGAGCGGGCCGCCCTGCCCATCGGGGTGCGGTTGGAGTTCACCACCGAGTCGGCGCACGCGCTGGAGATCCGCTACCGGGCGACCGTGCCCGGGCCCACCGACGCGCTGCGCGACCTCGCGCACGGCTTCGCGCTGTGGAACCGGCACGGCATGCTCACCGAGGTCTTCACCGAGCCGGCCGCGGAGGCCGTCGTACGCGTCGCGATCAGCGGCGGGCGCGGACCGTTCACCGTCCATCCGCCCGAGGCCCAGTCCCCCGTGATTCTCGGGGTGCGCGGGATCGGCGGCCCGATCGCCCCCGCCCCGACGGCCCCGCGCTGGGTGGTGCACGGCGACTCCATCACGGAGGGCTGGTGGTCCACCCGCCCCGCGCACGGCTGGCCCGCCGTCGCCGGCCGGTTGCTGGGCTGGGACACCGTCAACCTCGGCTACGCGGGCGCGGCCCGCGGGGAACTCGCCACCGCCGAACAGCTCGCGGGGCTCCCCGCCGACGTGCTCACCCTGGCCTTCGGCACCAACTGCTGGTCCCGGGTGCCGTTCACCCCGGCGATGCTGTACGAGACCACGCGCGCCTTCCTCGATCTGGTCCGGCAGGGGCATCCGAGCACCCCGCTGCTGCTGCTGTCCCCGGTGCTGCGCCCCGACGCCGAGCGGACGCCGAACAGGCTCGGCGCCACCCTGGGCGCCCTGCGCGACGCCATGGAGCGCGCCACCCGCGACCGGATGGCCGCCGGGGACGGTCGGCTGGCACTGCTGCCCGGGCGGGACCTGCTGGGGCCCGAGCACCTCGCGGACGGACTGCACCCCAACGACAACGGACACCAGGTTCTCGGCCTTGCCGTGTGCACGGCTCTGCGCCGCGCCGGGTTCGATGCCGGCTAG
- the hemC gene encoding hydroxymethylbilane synthase, whose protein sequence is MTTYLVGSRASNLARTQVRAFLAPLRERFPDVTFTHRVILEGGDRDRRSLLADVSAVSGGSAFSSEQEAALVRGDVDVVVHSLKDLPTESPAGLTLLAPPVREDVRDALCGSTLAALREGARVGTGSARRKAQLLAVRPDLDVVPIRGNVPPRLRKIQTEGLDAVVLAAAGLHRLGLADAVGEFLPLGDFPPSPGQGALGIQVREESAALREILSTVGDLDTDARVRAERALLAELHGGCSVPVGAHARTAPDGTLTLHAQVTSLDGRRRVSGTLTGPADAPEKIGAALAGELIDEGAREILDAVRAAL, encoded by the coding sequence GTGACCACGTATCTCGTCGGCTCGCGCGCGAGCAATCTGGCCAGGACCCAGGTCCGCGCGTTCCTCGCGCCGCTGCGCGAACGGTTCCCCGACGTGACGTTCACCCACCGGGTGATCCTCGAAGGCGGGGACCGGGACCGCCGCTCGCTCCTGGCCGACGTCTCCGCCGTCAGCGGCGGCTCGGCGTTCAGCAGCGAACAGGAGGCGGCGCTGGTCCGCGGCGACGTGGACGTCGTCGTGCACTCGCTCAAGGACCTGCCCACCGAGAGCCCGGCCGGCCTGACCCTGCTTGCCCCGCCGGTCCGCGAGGACGTGCGCGACGCGCTCTGCGGATCCACGCTCGCCGCACTGCGCGAGGGAGCCCGCGTCGGCACCGGGTCCGCCCGGCGCAAGGCCCAACTCCTCGCCGTCCGACCCGACCTCGACGTGGTGCCGATCCGAGGCAACGTGCCACCGAGGCTCCGCAAGATCCAGACGGAGGGTCTCGACGCGGTCGTCCTCGCGGCCGCCGGTCTGCACCGGCTCGGACTGGCCGACGCCGTCGGGGAGTTCCTCCCGCTCGGGGACTTCCCCCCGTCACCCGGACAGGGCGCGCTCGGCATCCAGGTCCGCGAGGAGTCCGCCGCGCTGCGCGAGATCCTCTCCACGGTCGGCGACCTCGACACCGATGCCCGGGTGCGCGCGGAGCGCGCCCTGCTCGCCGAACTGCACGGCGGGTGCAGCGTCCCCGTGGGAGCCCACGCCCGCACCGCGCCCGACGGCACCCTCACCCTCCACGCCCAGGTCACCTCCCTCGACGGCCGCCGCAGGGTGTCGGGAACCCTCACCGGACCCGCGGACGCGCCCGAGAAGATCGGCGCCGCCCTGGCCGGTGAACTGATCGACGAAGGCGCCCGCGAGATCCTCGACGCGGTACGCGCCGCCCTCTGA
- a CDS encoding sensor histidine kinase, with the protein MTGVLGAVVGAAPALAGATLLLGLGWAGGRWQAGRGDRASGPDLGTPVERATFHTLHTASLAAPPLRAGLTEDAARKAARRLRSLLGTEALCLTDREAVLAWDGPGADHHERRAMARVTAMLESGRSVSLRTDCRQPGCPLKWAVFAPLTGEDGMLGALVAYGSRESAVLVRAATEVARWVSVQLELSELDRSRTRLMEAEIKALRAQISPHFIFNSLAAIASFVRTDPERARDLLLEFADFTRYSFRRHGDFTTLAEELRSIEQYLALAGARFGDRLKVTLRVAPEVLPVALPFLCLQPLVENAVKHGLEDSTEECRITIAARDEGSEAVLTIEDNGVGMDPALLRRILAGERSGSSSGVGLPNVDERMRQVYGDEYGLVIETGVGASMKITVRIPKYRAGVHTSTPGDPGPPPGRHRH; encoded by the coding sequence GTGACGGGCGTCCTGGGCGCGGTGGTGGGCGCGGCGCCGGCCCTGGCGGGCGCCACGCTGCTGTTGGGCCTGGGGTGGGCCGGGGGGCGGTGGCAGGCGGGGCGCGGCGACCGGGCGTCGGGGCCTGACCTCGGTACTCCCGTCGAGCGGGCCACCTTCCACACCCTGCACACGGCTTCGTTGGCCGCTCCCCCGCTGCGGGCCGGCCTGACCGAGGACGCCGCACGCAAGGCCGCCAGGCGGCTGCGGTCGCTGCTCGGCACGGAGGCGCTGTGTCTGACCGACCGGGAGGCGGTGTTGGCCTGGGACGGTCCGGGCGCCGACCACCACGAGCGGCGGGCGATGGCCCGGGTGACGGCGATGCTGGAGTCGGGGCGGAGCGTGAGCCTGCGCACCGACTGCCGGCAGCCGGGTTGTCCGCTGAAGTGGGCGGTGTTCGCTCCGCTGACCGGTGAGGACGGGATGTTGGGCGCGCTCGTCGCATACGGCTCGCGGGAGTCCGCGGTGCTGGTGCGGGCCGCGACGGAGGTCGCCCGCTGGGTTTCGGTCCAACTGGAGCTGTCGGAACTGGACCGGTCGCGCACCCGGCTGATGGAGGCGGAGATCAAGGCGTTGCGGGCGCAGATCTCCCCGCACTTCATCTTCAACTCCCTGGCCGCGATCGCCTCGTTCGTCCGGACCGATCCGGAGCGCGCGCGGGACCTGCTGCTGGAGTTCGCGGACTTCACCCGCTACTCGTTCCGTCGGCACGGCGACTTCACCACGCTGGCCGAGGAGTTGCGTTCCATCGAGCAGTACCTGGCCCTGGCGGGGGCCCGGTTCGGCGACCGGTTGAAGGTGACGCTGCGGGTGGCCCCGGAGGTGCTGCCGGTGGCGCTGCCCTTCCTGTGTCTGCAACCGCTGGTGGAGAACGCGGTCAAGCACGGGCTGGAGGACTCCACCGAGGAGTGTCGGATCACCATCGCGGCCCGGGACGAGGGCTCGGAGGCCGTGCTGACGATCGAGGACAACGGGGTGGGCATGGATCCGGCGCTGCTGCGGCGGATCCTGGCCGGGGAGCGGTCCGGCTCCTCCTCGGGCGTCGGCCTGCCGAACGTCGACGAGCGGATGCGGCAGGTGTACGGGGACGAGTACGGGCTCGTCATCGAGACGGGCGTGGGCGCCAGCATGAAGATCACCGTGCGGATCCCCAAGTACCGTGCGGGCGTGCACACGTCCACGCCCGGTGATCCGGGCCCGCCGCCGGGCCGGCACCGGCACTGA
- a CDS encoding Lrp/AsnC family transcriptional regulator — protein sequence MRLNDLDERIVHALAEDARRSYADIGSEVGLSAPAVKRRVDRLRAEGAITGFTVRVDPAAMGWETEGFIEIYCRHNTSPDDIRRGLERYPEVVSASTVTGDADALVQVFASDMRHFERVLERIAGEPFVERTKSVLVLSPLLRRFTSGAPA from the coding sequence GTGCGACTGAACGATCTCGACGAACGCATCGTGCACGCCCTCGCCGAGGACGCCCGACGTTCCTACGCGGACATCGGCTCCGAGGTCGGACTCTCGGCCCCCGCCGTCAAACGGCGCGTGGACCGGCTGCGTGCCGAGGGAGCCATCACCGGCTTCACCGTCCGGGTCGACCCCGCCGCCATGGGCTGGGAGACCGAGGGCTTCATCGAGATCTACTGTCGCCACAACACCTCGCCGGACGACATCCGGCGAGGGTTGGAGCGGTACCCCGAGGTCGTGTCCGCGTCCACCGTCACCGGTGACGCGGACGCCCTCGTCCAGGTCTTCGCCTCCGACATGAGGCACTTCGAACGCGTACTGGAACGGATCGCGGGCGAGCCGTTCGTGGAACGCACCAAGTCCGTCCTGGTCCTCTCCCCGCTGCTGCGCCGCTTCACCTCCGGCGCACCCGCGTAG
- a CDS encoding sodium/solute symporter has protein sequence MNQTYALTAVTVVVLVTVLVGALGLRISRTTSDFYVASRTVGPRLNAAAISGEYLSAASFLGIAGLVLLQGPQMLWYPVGYTAGYLVLLVLVAAPLRRSGAYTLPDFAEARLESQAVRRIAVLFVVGVGWLYLLPQLQGAGLTLEILTGAPTWVGGLVVAGVVTTAVGAGGMRSITFVQAFQYWLKLTALLVPAFFLIAAWAGDGAPRAGFDAPAVFREHTAVTVGEDLRIALDEPLAVTVTGRVDGRAVEGESLVLATGQHSVRAGTRLEFAPDSRVPDARAESGPGPAGWSEPLSGERRGHQLYATYGLILATFLGTMGLPHVAVRFYTSPDGRTARRTTLVVLGLVGIFYLLPPVYGTLGRIYTPELALTGDADAAVLVLPARMVGGLPGELLGALLAGGAFAAFLSTASGLTMAVAGVLHQDVLPRRGVLSFRLAVVVAMLVPLVGAVAATAVPVADAVGLAFAVSASSFCPLLVLGIWWRGLTPPGAVAGLVTGGGAALGAVVATRCGLASPGWAHTLLAWPAVWSVPLGFLTMVVVSLGTRSRIPAGTAATLARLHLPEDVAGHRAGDAR, from the coding sequence GTGAACCAGACGTACGCGCTGACCGCGGTCACCGTCGTCGTCCTGGTCACGGTGCTCGTCGGCGCGTTGGGCCTGCGGATATCCCGGACCACCTCCGATTTCTACGTCGCCTCGCGCACCGTGGGTCCCCGCCTGAACGCGGCGGCCATCAGCGGGGAGTACCTCTCCGCCGCCTCGTTCCTCGGCATCGCGGGGCTGGTGTTGCTCCAGGGGCCGCAGATGCTCTGGTATCCGGTCGGCTACACGGCCGGGTACCTGGTGTTGCTCGTGCTGGTGGCGGCCCCGTTGCGGCGCTCGGGGGCCTACACCCTGCCGGACTTCGCCGAGGCCCGGTTGGAGTCGCAGGCGGTGCGCCGGATCGCCGTGCTGTTCGTCGTCGGGGTCGGCTGGCTCTACCTGCTGCCCCAGTTGCAGGGCGCCGGGCTGACGTTGGAGATCCTCACCGGGGCTCCGACCTGGGTCGGCGGGCTGGTCGTGGCCGGTGTGGTGACGACGGCCGTGGGGGCCGGCGGGATGCGCAGCATCACCTTCGTCCAGGCCTTCCAGTACTGGCTCAAACTCACCGCCCTGCTGGTGCCGGCCTTCTTCCTGATCGCGGCCTGGGCCGGGGACGGGGCCCCGCGTGCGGGCTTCGACGCCCCGGCGGTCTTCCGTGAGCACACCGCCGTGACGGTGGGCGAGGACCTGCGGATCGCGCTGGACGAGCCGTTGGCCGTGACGGTGACCGGGCGGGTGGACGGGCGCGCCGTCGAGGGCGAGTCGCTGGTCCTGGCCACCGGGCAGCACTCGGTACGGGCGGGCACCCGGCTGGAGTTCGCGCCGGACAGCCGGGTGCCCGACGCCCGCGCGGAGTCCGGCCCGGGCCCGGCCGGCTGGTCGGAGCCGCTGTCCGGGGAGCGGCGGGGGCATCAGCTGTACGCCACGTACGGACTGATCCTGGCGACCTTCCTCGGCACGATGGGCCTGCCGCACGTCGCGGTGCGGTTCTACACGAGCCCGGACGGCCGGACCGCCCGGCGCACCACCCTGGTGGTGTTGGGGCTGGTCGGGATCTTCTACCTGCTGCCGCCGGTCTACGGGACGCTGGGCCGGATCTACACGCCCGAGCTGGCGCTGACCGGCGACGCGGACGCCGCCGTGCTGGTGCTGCCGGCGCGGATGGTGGGCGGGTTGCCCGGCGAGCTGCTGGGGGCGCTGTTGGCCGGGGGCGCGTTCGCGGCGTTCCTGTCGACGGCCTCGGGGTTGACGATGGCGGTGGCCGGGGTGCTGCACCAGGACGTGCTGCCCCGTCGCGGGGTGCTCAGCTTCCGGTTGGCGGTGGTGGTCGCGATGCTGGTGCCGCTGGTGGGCGCGGTGGCGGCGACGGCGGTACCGGTGGCGGACGCGGTGGGCCTGGCCTTCGCGGTGTCCGCGTCCTCGTTCTGCCCGCTGTTGGTGCTGGGCATCTGGTGGCGCGGGCTGACCCCGCCGGGGGCGGTCGCCGGGCTGGTCACCGGAGGCGGGGCGGCGCTGGGCGCGGTGGTGGCGACCCGCTGCGGGCTGGCGTCGCCGGGCTGGGCGCACACTCTGCTGGCCTGGCCGGCGGTGTGGTCGGTGCCGCTGGGCTTCCTGACGATGGTGGTGGTGTCGCTGGGTACGAGGTCCCGGATCCCGGCGGGGACCGCGGCGACGCTGGCGCGACTGCACCTGCCGGAGGACGTCGCCGGGCACCGGGCGGGGGACGCGCGGTGA
- a CDS encoding GuaB1 family IMP dehydrogenase-related protein, whose amino-acid sequence MRFLNDLKPPYDLTYDDVFMVPSRSAVGSRQAVDLSSPDGTGTTIPLVVANMTAIAGRRMAETVARRGGIVVIPQDIPIDVVTDVISWVKTRHHVLDTPITLAPTQTVADALSLLPKRAHGAGIVVDADNRPIGVVTDHDLTGVDRFTQLSEVMSKELLLIDADIDPREAFNKLDAGHRKLAPAVDKDGRLVGILTRKGALRATLYTPATDAQGKLRIAAAVGINGDFAAKAKQLLDAGVDTIVIDTAHGHQESMINAIKAVRALDPQVPIVAGNIVAAEGVKDLIEAGADIIKVGVGPGAMCTTRMMTGVGRPQFSAVMECAAEAKKYGKHVWADGGVRHPRDVAMALAAGASNVMIGSWFAGTYESPGDLQQSADGRFYKESFGMASARAVRNRTSEESAYDRARKALFEEGISTSRMFLDPTRPGVEDLIDSIIAGVRSSCTYAGAGSLAEFEEKAVVGIQSAAGYAEGKPLHASWS is encoded by the coding sequence GTGCGTTTCCTCAATGACCTGAAGCCGCCGTACGACCTGACGTACGACGATGTGTTCATGGTGCCGAGCCGCTCCGCGGTCGGCTCCCGCCAGGCCGTGGACCTGTCCTCGCCCGACGGCACCGGCACCACCATTCCGCTCGTCGTGGCGAACATGACCGCCATCGCGGGGCGCCGGATGGCCGAGACCGTCGCCCGCCGCGGCGGCATCGTCGTCATCCCGCAGGACATCCCCATCGACGTCGTCACCGACGTCATCTCCTGGGTGAAGACCCGCCACCACGTGCTCGACACCCCGATCACCCTGGCGCCCACCCAGACGGTCGCCGACGCGCTGTCCCTGCTGCCCAAGCGGGCCCACGGCGCCGGCATCGTCGTCGACGCCGACAACCGCCCGATCGGCGTCGTCACCGACCACGACCTGACAGGCGTGGACCGCTTCACCCAGCTCTCCGAGGTCATGTCGAAGGAGCTGCTGCTCATCGACGCCGACATCGACCCCCGCGAGGCCTTCAACAAGCTCGACGCCGGCCACCGCAAGCTGGCCCCGGCCGTCGACAAGGACGGCAGGCTCGTCGGGATCCTGACCCGCAAGGGCGCCCTGCGCGCGACCCTGTACACCCCCGCCACCGACGCTCAGGGCAAGCTGCGCATCGCGGCCGCCGTCGGCATCAACGGCGACTTCGCGGCCAAGGCCAAGCAGCTCCTCGACGCGGGCGTCGACACGATCGTGATCGACACGGCCCACGGCCACCAGGAGTCGATGATCAACGCGATCAAGGCCGTCCGCGCGCTGGACCCGCAGGTCCCGATCGTGGCGGGCAACATCGTCGCCGCCGAGGGCGTCAAGGACCTCATCGAGGCCGGCGCCGACATCATCAAGGTCGGTGTGGGCCCCGGCGCCATGTGCACCACCCGCATGATGACCGGCGTGGGCCGCCCGCAGTTCTCCGCGGTGATGGAGTGCGCGGCCGAGGCCAAGAAGTACGGCAAGCACGTCTGGGCCGACGGCGGCGTCCGCCACCCGCGCGACGTGGCGATGGCACTGGCCGCCGGCGCCTCGAACGTCATGATCGGTTCCTGGTTCGCCGGGACGTACGAGTCCCCGGGCGACCTCCAGCAGTCCGCCGACGGTCGCTTCTACAAGGAGTCCTTCGGCATGGCCTCGGCCCGCGCGGTGCGCAACCGCACCTCCGAGGAGTCGGCCTACGACCGGGCCCGCAAGGCCCTCTTCGAAGAGGGCATCTCCACCTCCCGGATGTTCCTCGACCCGACCCGTCCGGGCGTCGAGGACCTGATCGACTCGATCATCGCGGGCGTGCGCTCCTCGTGCACCTACGCGGGCGCGGGCTCCCTCGCGGAGTTCGAGGAGAAGGCCGTGGTCGGCATCCAGTCCGCCGCCGGCTACGCCGAGGGCAAGCCGCTGCACGCCAGCTGGAGCTAG
- a CDS encoding LytR/AlgR family response regulator transcription factor produces MLRALAVDDERPLLEELLYLLRSDPRVRSAEGASDATEALRRITRALESGPDGPDGIDVVFLDIHMAGLTGLDIARLLAGFARPPLIVFVTAHEGFAVQAFDLKAVDYVLKPVRPERLAEAVRRVGAQLGRVQEPPAADLPTPSTGTDGAAPPVAAAAGPGRTRQEVAAADRAPDQIAVELGGVTRFVAIADIAHVEAQGDYARLHTDEGSHLVRIPLSTLEERWAARGFVRIHRRHLVALRRIDELRLDGGATTVRVGSAELQVSRRHARELRELLMRQATG; encoded by the coding sequence ATGCTGCGCGCACTGGCCGTCGACGACGAGAGACCCCTGCTGGAGGAACTCCTCTACCTGCTGCGTTCCGACCCGAGGGTCCGCAGCGCCGAGGGGGCCTCGGACGCCACGGAGGCACTGCGCCGGATCACGCGGGCGCTGGAGAGCGGCCCGGACGGCCCCGACGGCATCGACGTGGTCTTCCTCGACATCCACATGGCCGGGCTGACCGGCCTGGACATCGCCCGGCTGCTGGCCGGGTTCGCGCGCCCCCCGCTGATCGTGTTCGTCACCGCCCACGAGGGGTTCGCCGTCCAGGCCTTCGACCTCAAGGCGGTCGACTACGTGCTGAAGCCGGTCCGTCCCGAGCGGCTGGCCGAGGCCGTCCGCCGGGTCGGCGCCCAACTCGGCCGGGTACAGGAGCCGCCCGCCGCGGACCTCCCGACCCCCTCGACCGGGACGGACGGCGCCGCGCCACCCGTCGCGGCGGCAGCGGGGCCCGGCCGCACCCGGCAGGAGGTCGCCGCGGCCGACCGCGCGCCGGACCAGATCGCCGTCGAACTGGGCGGGGTCACCCGCTTCGTGGCCATCGCCGACATCGCCCACGTGGAGGCCCAGGGCGACTACGCCCGGCTGCACACCGACGAGGGCAGCCACCTGGTCCGGATCCCGTTGTCCACGCTGGAGGAACGCTGGGCGGCCCGCGGGTTCGTCCGGATCCACCGCCGGCACCTGGTGGCGCTGCGCCGGATCGACGAACTGCGCCTGGACGGCGGCGCCACGACCGTTCGGGTCGGCTCGGCGGAACTCCAGGTCAGCCGCCGCCACGCACGCGAACTCCGCGAACTCCTGATGCGCCAGGCCACCGGCTGA
- a CDS encoding amino acid permease, whose product MLETGQAPPLTSEPRKPAHPLLRRKPVEQLVAEGGQGEGGSLRRSLTMWQLTMISIGATLGTGIFVVLGTAAPKAGPAVTISFVIAGLTALFSALSYAELAGSVPVSGSSYSYSYATMGELVAWVCGWCLVLEYGVSVAAVAVGWGEYLNELLDGTIGVTIPEAISAPLGEGGFINLPALIVVLLAMVFLMGGAKESARVNSIMVGVKIVTLLLFIGIGFMGIKAGNYTPLAPLGITGISAAASTLFFSYIGFDAASTAGEEAKDPKRDLPRAIMLSLGIVTVLYVLVAFVAVGAMPWQDFEGTEAALAQIMTDVSGHTFWGVVLAAGAVVAIASVVFAVLYGQTRILFAMSRDGLVPKVFAKVNPKTGAPRANVVIVSLFCGILASFIPLGKLADATSIGTLFAFGLVNIAVIILRRTKPDMPRTFKVALFPITPILGFLACGYMMFSLDTVTWIVFGGWMAAGLVFYFLYGIRRSRLATAEK is encoded by the coding sequence GTGCTCGAAACCGGCCAGGCGCCACCGCTCACCTCCGAGCCCCGCAAGCCTGCCCATCCTTTGCTGCGCCGCAAGCCGGTCGAGCAGCTGGTCGCCGAGGGCGGCCAGGGCGAGGGCGGCTCGCTGCGCCGCTCGCTCACCATGTGGCAGCTGACGATGATCAGCATCGGCGCCACCCTCGGCACCGGCATCTTCGTCGTCCTCGGCACGGCGGCCCCCAAGGCCGGCCCCGCCGTCACGATCTCCTTCGTCATCGCGGGCCTGACCGCCCTGTTCTCCGCGCTCTCCTACGCGGAGCTGGCCGGATCCGTGCCGGTCTCCGGCTCCTCGTACTCCTACTCGTACGCCACCATGGGCGAGCTCGTCGCCTGGGTCTGCGGCTGGTGCCTGGTCCTGGAGTACGGCGTGTCCGTCGCGGCGGTCGCCGTCGGCTGGGGCGAGTACCTCAACGAACTCCTCGACGGCACCATCGGCGTCACCATCCCCGAGGCGATATCCGCCCCGCTGGGCGAGGGCGGCTTCATCAACCTGCCCGCGCTGATCGTGGTCCTGCTCGCCATGGTCTTCCTGATGGGCGGCGCCAAGGAGAGCGCCCGGGTCAACTCGATCATGGTGGGCGTGAAGATCGTCACGCTGCTGCTCTTCATCGGCATCGGCTTCATGGGCATCAAGGCCGGCAACTACACCCCGCTCGCCCCGCTCGGCATCACCGGCATCAGCGCCGCCGCCTCCACGCTGTTCTTCTCGTACATCGGCTTCGACGCCGCCTCCACCGCGGGTGAAGAGGCCAAGGACCCCAAGCGCGACCTGCCCCGCGCGATCATGCTCTCGCTGGGCATCGTCACCGTGCTCTACGTCCTCGTCGCGTTCGTCGCCGTCGGCGCCATGCCGTGGCAGGACTTCGAGGGCACCGAGGCCGCGCTGGCGCAGATCATGACCGACGTCTCCGGCCACACCTTCTGGGGAGTCGTCCTCGCCGCGGGCGCCGTCGTCGCCATCGCCTCCGTGGTCTTCGCCGTGCTCTACGGCCAGACCCGCATCCTCTTCGCCATGTCCCGCGACGGCCTCGTCCCCAAGGTCTTCGCCAAGGTCAACCCGAAGACCGGCGCCCCCCGCGCCAACGTGGTGATCGTTTCCCTCTTCTGCGGGATCCTCGCGTCCTTCATCCCGCTCGGCAAGCTGGCCGACGCCACCAGCATCGGCACCCTCTTCGCCTTCGGTCTGGTCAACATCGCCGTCATCATCCTGCGCCGCACCAAGCCGGACATGCCGCGCACCTTCAAGGTGGCGCTCTTCCCGATCACGCCCATCCTCGGTTTCCTCGCCTGCGGCTACATGATGTTCAGCCTGGACACCGTCACATGGATCGTTTTCGGTGGCTGGATGGCAGCGGGTCTCGTGTTCTACTTCCTGTACGGCATTCGCCGCTCCCGTCTGGCCACAGCAGAGAAGTGA
- a CDS encoding WhiB family transcriptional regulator produces the protein MTDVSRLPGSAPDNWQWQSRAACRDLGSGRFFHPAGERGEDREDRDEAAKRICAGCPVRTACLEHALRTREAFGVWGGLTEEERHTLLGGRRAPAHV, from the coding sequence ATGACCGACGTCTCCCGCCTGCCGGGCTCCGCCCCCGACAACTGGCAGTGGCAATCCCGGGCGGCGTGCCGGGACCTGGGGTCCGGCCGGTTCTTCCATCCCGCCGGCGAGCGGGGGGAGGACCGCGAGGACCGGGACGAGGCCGCCAAGCGGATCTGCGCCGGCTGCCCGGTGCGCACGGCCTGCCTCGAACACGCGCTGCGCACCCGTGAGGCCTTCGGGGTCTGGGGCGGCCTGACCGAGGAGGAGCGGCACACCCTCCTGGGCGGTCGTCGCGCCCCGGCCCATGTGTAG
- a CDS encoding SCO0930 family lipoprotein: MGFKRGTTLAVVAVAVALSATACGGADKAGGNTQPAGAVAPAADPYGAGASGGADPAAAADAKPAGELTIAQNDKLGSVLTDSAGFTLYRFDKDTPKPPKSNCEGACAKTWPIVPAGDVTAAAGVDPALLGEVERADGSRQLTVAGWPMYRYSKDGKAGDTNGQGVGGTWFASAPDGKKAAKDAAAAPAPAGAGEASGALTVAKDPKLGEHIVDGNGMTVYRFKKDSAWPMKSNCEDACVAKWPVVAPVDKANAKGIVEKGYTVLNRPDGKKQQSIDCWPIYTFSGDKKAGDTNGQGVGGTWYAVSPEGKLITTAK, encoded by the coding sequence ATGGGCTTCAAGCGCGGAACCACCCTGGCAGTCGTCGCAGTCGCCGTCGCCCTTTCGGCCACGGCGTGCGGCGGAGCCGACAAGGCGGGCGGCAACACCCAGCCGGCCGGGGCCGTGGCTCCCGCGGCGGACCCCTACGGCGCCGGCGCGTCGGGCGGCGCGGATCCCGCGGCGGCCGCCGACGCCAAGCCCGCCGGGGAACTGACCATCGCGCAGAACGACAAGCTCGGCTCCGTGCTCACCGACAGCGCCGGGTTCACCCTGTACCGCTTCGACAAGGACACCCCGAAGCCGCCGAAGTCGAACTGCGAGGGTGCCTGCGCCAAGACGTGGCCGATCGTCCCCGCCGGTGACGTCACGGCCGCCGCGGGCGTGGACCCCGCGCTGCTGGGCGAGGTGGAGCGCGCCGACGGGAGCCGTCAACTGACGGTGGCGGGCTGGCCGATGTACCGGTACAGCAAGGACGGCAAGGCCGGTGACACCAACGGCCAGGGCGTCGGCGGCACCTGGTTCGCCTCCGCCCCCGACGGCAAGAAGGCGGCCAAGGACGCGGCGGCGGCCCCCGCTCCGGCCGGTGCGGGCGAGGCGTCCGGCGCGCTGACCGTGGCCAAGGACCCGAAGCTGGGCGAGCACATCGTCGACGGCAACGGCATGACCGTCTACCGGTTCAAGAAGGACAGCGCCTGGCCCATGAAGTCCAACTGCGAGGACGCCTGCGTGGCCAAGTGGCCGGTGGTGGCCCCGGTCGACAAGGCCAACGCCAAGGGCATCGTCGAGAAGGGCTACACGGTCCTGAACCGCCCCGACGGCAAGAAGCAGCAGTCGATCGACTGCTGGCCCATCTACACCTTCAGCGGTGACAAGAAGGCCGGCGACACCAACGGCCAGGGCGTGGGCGGCACCTGGTACGCCGTCTCCCCCGAAGGCAAGCTCATCACCACCGCCAAGTAG